One Odocoileus virginianus isolate 20LAN1187 ecotype Illinois chromosome 6, Ovbor_1.2, whole genome shotgun sequence DNA segment encodes these proteins:
- the OR6S1 gene encoding olfactory receptor 6S1, with translation MGKIMAPGGNQSSGVTEFILAGFPNLNSTKAELFSVFLLVYLLSLTGNVLIVGVVGADTRLQTPMYFFLGNLSCLEILLTSVIIPKMLSNFLSRQHTISFAACITQFYLYFFLGASEFLLLAVMSVDRYLAICHPLHYPLLMNGAVCFRAALACWAGGLLGVLGPAVAVALLPFCGQDAVVQHFFCDSGPLLRLACTNTKELEETDFVLASLVIVSSLMITAVSYGHIVLAVLRIPSASGRQKAFSTCTSHLMVVTLFYGSAVFLYVRPSQSDSVDTNWAVTVVTTFVTPLLNPFIYALRNELVKQALKDVFKKVRAGYWWHLSLAKSFNRKIVR, from the coding sequence ATGGGAAAGATAATGGCTCCTGGTGGAAACCAGAGCAGTGGTGTAACTGAGTTCATCCTGGCGGGTTTCCCAAATCTCAACAGCACAAAAGCAGAactgttttctgtcttccttcttgTTTATCTGCTGAGTCTAACAGGTAATGTGTTGATCGTTGGAGTGGTAGGAGCTGATACTCGCCTGCAGACTCCCATGTACTTCTTTCTAGGTAACTTGTCCTGCCTAGAGATTCTGCTCACTTCTGTCATTATTCCCAAGATGCTGAGCAATTTCCTCTCAAGGCAACACACTATTTCCTTTGCTGCATGTATTACCCAGTTCTATCTCTACTTCTTTCTTGGGGCCTCTGAGTTCCTACTGTTGGCTGTCATGTCAGTGGATCGCTACCTGGCCATCTGTCATCCTCTGCACTACCCCTTGCTCATGAATGGGGCTGTGTGCTTCCGAGCGGCCTTGGCCTGCTGGGCCGGGGGACTCCTTGGAGTACTTGGCCCCGCAGTGGCTGTGGCCTTGCTTCCTTTCTGTGGACAGGATGCTGTGGTGCAGCACTTCTTCTGTGACAGCGGCCCGCTGCTCCGCCTGGCATGCACCAACACCAAGGAGTTGGAGGAAACTGACTTTGTCTTAGCTTCTCTTGTCATCGTATCCTCACTGATGATCACTGCCGTGTCCTATGGTCACATAGTCCTGGCTGTCCTGCGCATCCCCTCAGCCTCAGGCCGGCAGAAGGCTTTCTCCACCTGCACCTCCCACCTCATGGTGGTGACCCTCTTCTATGGAAGTGCCGTTTTCCTCTATGTGCGGCCATCACAGAGCGACTCTGTGGATACTAACTGGGCAGTGACAGTGGTGACAACATTTGTGACACCACTGCTGAACCCATTCATCTATGCCTTACGTAATGAGCTAGTCAAACAAGCTTTGAAGGACGTGTTTAAGAAGGTAAGAGCAGGATATTGGTGGCATCTTTCACTTGCTAAGAGTTTCAACAGGAAAATAGTGAGGTAA